A DNA window from Cydia pomonella isolate Wapato2018A chromosome 18, ilCydPomo1, whole genome shotgun sequence contains the following coding sequences:
- the LOC133527840 gene encoding transmembrane protein 214 gives MSSGQWEVVGKNKKSQNGKVKTIKEDEKKPTRNGPKPEDVAPPTKSYYAGMEIDDPKANGKKANKNKKKAEPPKPKPPKTIEGAFEAIDTTELANIITTNKIRFSNAPLVWLKEVANFLNSKTQIEVEDPTFSAQDPLYPLSVLPLEIKSSLEKVLTDAGKANAQLFFDVTLTALANDMSRGQLVNGHRLLLQMLALEYPEFCVASLQKSASLRNSYQNRPPIGLSLLWAFGQGGFSDFSVGLKAWQELFLPIIELKNYSKYVVGYLSQLLDRHAKMDATVSQEQLLAMFDMVNSKKGLSKDMSSDLMKQLSKYKDIYFNKSGAKLQVTFNQIIKKLPNQYLSGSNLDPYNRVLVESLVNCLQRDDSCNATWRQLFHRCPKQSATLLDYIDSNWAEISPKLKQKSLKMTVTQYKEISVETLKGKKKDETVVKTNKICQDILDRMTSTRRFPWLWASFILLLGIAGLIAYDVSTVNGNFPKSATGRLLNDLGVLEQSQRAWQKSLSASARGYLWLETNTPIYYAQAADIAKPYGQLSRDAFTVGLKKAGILYGNIKDYIVEKTPVVVATIEHYVPGLVDSVVGYTTTGYEVLKKYSVEYYQFTSEYLKTKVFVGEWAPEVLQNKTQSALNVTRVRVSSYWLWLRTQVDVYSAIP, from the exons ATGTCTAGCGGTCAATGGGAAGTTGTAGGTAAGAACAAGAAGTCTCAAAAtggaaaagtaaaaacaataaaggAGGACGAAAAGAAGCCGACTCGTAATGGACCGAAGCCTGAAGACGTTG cGCCACCGACTAAATCGTATTATGCCGGTATGGAGATCGATGACCCAAAGGCAAACGGAAAGAAGGCCAACAAAAACAAGAAGAAAGCTGAACCGCCCAAGCCGAAACCGCCGAAAACCATTGAAGGAGCATTTGAAGCT ATTGACACAACTGAGCTAGCAAATATCATTACAACCAACAAAATCCGGTTCAGCAATGCACCCCTTGTCTGGTTGAAAGAAGTTGCCAATTTCCTCAACTCCAAAACTCAAATAGAAGTTGAAGACCCAACGTTTTCTGCCCAAGACCCTTTGTATCCTCTGTCGGTGTTGCCTTTGGAAATAAAGAGTTCATTGGAGAAAGTGCTGACTGATGCTGGGAAGGCTAATGCTCAGCTGTTCTTTGATGTTACTCTCACCGCTTTAGCTAATGATATGAGCAGAG GGCAACTAGTAAACGGGCACCGCCTCCTTCTCCAAATGCTGGCGCTGGAATACCCCGAGTTCTGTGTGGCGTCCCTACAAAAAAGCGCAAGTCTACGGAACTCCTACCAGAACCGACCGCCCATTGGACTGTCCCTGCTTTGGGCGTTCGGGCAGGGAGGGTTCAGCGACTTCTCAGTTGGTTTGAAAG CGTGGCAAGAACTATTCCTTCCAATAATAGAGTTAAAGAATTATTCTAAGTACGTGGTAGGGTATTTGAGCCAGTTGCTGGACCGGCACGCCAAGATGGACGCCACAGTGAGCCAGGAGCAACTGTTGGCGATGTTCGATATGGTGAACAGTAAGAAGGGCCTGTCTAAGGATATGTCAAGTGACCTTATGAAGcaattaagtaaatataag GATATATACTTCAATAAGAGTGGCGCTAAACTCCAAGTGACCTTTAACCAGATAATAAAGAAACTGCCCAACCAGTACTTGAGCGGTTCGAACCTGGACCCCTACAACCGAGTACTAGTGGAAAGTTTAGTAAACTGTTTGCAGCGGGACGACTCTTGTAACGCGACGTGGAGGCAGCTGTTCCATCGCTGTCCTAAGCAGTCTGCCACTCTTCTAGATTACATAG ATTCTAACTGGGCAGAAATCAGTCCAAAGCTAAAGCAAAAATCCTTGAAAATGACAGTAACTCAGTATAAAGAGATTAGTGTTGAAACTCTGAAAGGAAAGAAAAAAGATGAAACCGTTGTAAAGACCAATAAAATTTGCCAG GATATTCTAGACAGAATGACGAGCACTAGAAGATTCCCTTGGCTGTGGGCGAGCTTCATCTTACTGCTGGGCATCGCTGGACTGATCGCCTATGATGTATCAACCGTTAATGGAAACTTCCCGA AGAGCGCAACGGGCCGACTACTCAACGACCTAGGCGTCCTCGAGCAGAGTCAGCGAGCATGGCAGAAATCCCTCTCTGCCTCCGCTAGAGGCTACCTCTGGCTTGAAACCAACACCCCCATCTACTACGCACAAGCGGCCGATATAGCCAAACCATACGGACAACTGTCAAGAGACGCCTTCACAGTCGGTCTGAAGAAAGCTGGCATCCTCTACGGAAACATAAAGGATTACATCGTTGAGAAAACTCCAGTGGTTGTAGCAACTATTGAACACTATGTACCCGGATTGGTGGATAGTGTGGTTGGATACACGACAACGGGGTATGAAGTGTTGAAGAAGTATTCGGTTGAGTACTACCAGTTTACTTCGGAGTATTTGAAGACCAAAGTTTTTGT AGGCGAGTGGGCCCCTGAAGTGCTCCAGAACAAGACGCAGAGCGCCCTCAACGTGACGCGCGTGCGCGTGTCGTCCTACTGGCTCTGGCTCCGGACGCAGGTCGACGTGTACTCCGCCATACCTTGA